The following coding sequences are from one Liolophura sinensis isolate JHLJ2023 chromosome 12, CUHK_Ljap_v2, whole genome shotgun sequence window:
- the LOC135479527 gene encoding ankyrin repeat domain-containing protein 39-like — translation MTNCGHSHDCGGHTPLSVTQTMDEMEFERGIWSAAMNGETHEVEKHLKRGVCVNKEDSYGFTALHYSVRNGHMEVSRVLLHYGANSNSQTRAGKVTPVHRAAYKGHLDLLKLLLKHGAKPEMVDADQKNALHKAAENGHSPVVNYLVTSYSHLVGCHDNQGKTPKDYISERFPNLLHLFEAVKHNR, via the exons ATGACAAATTGTGGTCATTCGCACGACTGTGGGGGACACACGCCCTTGTCAGTCACACAAACGATGGATGAAATGGAGTTTGAGCGAGGAATTTGGAGTGCGGCCATGAATGGTGAAACCCACGAGGtggaaaaacatttaaaacggGGTGTTTGTGTGAACAAAGAGGATTCTTATGGCTTCACGGCTCTA CACTATTCAGTCAGGAATGGCCACATGGAGGTGTCGAGGGTGTTATTGCACTATGGTGCTAACAGTAACAGTCAGACTCGAGCAGGGAAGGTCACACCAGTCCACAGGGCAGCATATAAAGGTCATCTTGACTTGCTCAAACTTCTGCTGAAACACGGAGCTAAGCCTGAAATGGTGGATGCAGATCAGAAAAATGCTCTGCACAAA GCTGCAGAAAATGGTCACTCCCCGGTTGTCAACTACCTGGTAACCAGTTATTCTCACCTGGTtggttgccatgacaaccaGGGCAAAACACCAAAAGACTACATTAGTGAGCGATTCCCAAACCTTTTACACCTGTTTGAAGCCGTTAAACACAATAGATGA
- the LOC135479381 gene encoding EF-hand domain-containing family member C2-like produces MSLPFLPGYSFNASLGKTKFHRSQHFGHNNGVGMLLGEDRPGIGGELLPGQKVKPKNSVIPRGEGSALPAWVAFDRQVLCFDAYFQEAVHEKREEQYRVRQCKIYFYLEDDSIQVIEPRLKNSGIPQGTLIRRHRVSKPPPHDDEFYTVEDFNLGKEINLYSKVFKITGCDPFTQNFMRKLGVRLQGSSDVPGDPYMSYRKAMDESMEPLRPYEKSDTLKQFLDHDRHVLRFFCYWDDTDSMFGDPREMVLHYFLADDTIEIREVIPPNSGRDAAPMFLRRGKLPKNIEDLKQPGEITDRTVLNVFGPTGHGGRYILDSLKTGAVHTEFYHDSDLTLGSVINVWGRKLQLCDCDEFTKEYYRTKYGLEDFGTVEYKRPTGVKFTKQYPPYNGFGSEEDSLCSCMGLLPKPPKRDFLKFMEKDRHGLDSNVLRFLARMDTNKPIDLDRRFIISYFLSDDSVLVFEPPVRNSGIIGGKFMERGRVKKPNQPMYSTELSEYYKANDLYVGAHVQFNSFKFVLTDADEYAFHYMEQHCDEFPRSDINAIVNRIRALTGQNQDRLKAFFMENDPSGSGSIPYQQFHALITQMTSELTEQEIMTLARHFSPRKDDGGLNIGHLIAMIQEDLRKKNFESFGKLIEGMMQVDTAKQGILDADSVRTVFHAHHVPVPDELLRSLLGSRMDGSGKVSYRDVIQEINWRDNPVPPSQRLAINTDENWEGTRNKSAVQNVNYQALLQDVFGLKD; encoded by the exons ATGTCGTTACCATTCTTACCAGGATATTCTTTCAATGCCAGC CTTGGCAAAACTAAATTCCACCGCTCACAACATTTTGGCCACAACAATGGTGTGGGCATGCTCTTGGGAGAAGACAGGCCAGGGATTGGTGGGGAGTTGCTGCCAGGTCAAAAGGTCAAGCCAAAAAACAGCGTCATCCCCCGGGGCGAAGGAAGTGCCCTTCCTGCGTGGGTAGCCTTTGACAGACAAGTTCTCTGTTTTGATGCATATTTCCAAGAGGCTGTACATGAAAAGCGAGAGGAGCAGTACAGAGTCCGTCAGTGTAAAATTTACTTCTACTTGGAAGATGACTCGATCCAGGTGATTGAGCCCCGATTAAAGAACAGTGGAATCCCACAAG GAACATTGATTCGTCGACACAGAGTGTCAAAGCCACCTCCACATGATGACGAATTCTACACAGTGGAGGATTTCAACCTGGGCAAAGAAATCAATCTATATTCTAAGGTGTTCAAGATCACCGGCTGTGACCCGTTCACTCAGAATTTCATGAGGAAACTTGGTGTCAGACTGCAGGGAAGCTCAGATGTGCCTGGGGATCCTTACATGTCCTATCGTAAAGCA ATGGATGAGAGTATGGAACCCCTTCGACCGTATGAAAAGAGTGACACTCTGAAACAATTCCTGGACCACGATCGTCACGTCCTTCGATTCTTCTGTTACTGGGACGATACAGACAGCATGTTTGGGGATCCAAGGGAGATGGTCCTGCACTACTTCCTGGCTGATGACACGATAGAGATTCGTGAGGTCATCCCACCAAACTCAGGACGTGATGCCGCTCCAATGTTTCTGAGGAGGGGCAAGTTGCCCAAGAACATTGAAGACCTCAAACAGCCAGGGGAGATAACAGACCGCACTGTGTTGAATGTGTTTGGACCAACAGGGCATGGGGGAAGATACATTCTTGACAGTTTAAAA ACAGGAGCCGTGCACACAGAGTTTTACCATGACAGTGACCTGACACTGGGGTCAGTTATCAACGTGTGGGGGCGAAAACTACAGCTGTGTGACTGTGATGAATTTACCAAAGAGTATTACAGAACTAAGTATGGATTAg AGGACTTTGGCACTGTTGAATACAAGAGGCCTACTGGTGTGAAGTTCACCAAACAGTATCCTCCTTACAATGGATTTGGCAGTGAAGAAGATTCTCTCTGCTCTTGTATGGGACTTCTGCCGAAACCTCCCAAACGTGACTTCCTGAAGTTCATGGAGAAAGACCGACATGGCTTGGACAGCAATGTGCTGCGATTCCTCGCACGAATGGATACCAACAAACCAATCGACCTTGACAGGCGATTCATCATCTCTTACTTCCTGTCAGATGACTCGGTGCTTGTGTTTGAGCCCCCTGTCAGAAATTCAG GCATCATTGGTGGTAAATTTATGGAGCGTGGCCGTGTGAAGAAGCCCAACCAGCCAATGTACAGCACGGAGCTGTCAGAGTACTACAAGGCCAATGACCTGTATGTGGGGGCGCACGTACAATTCAACAGCTTCAAATTTGTCCTCACAGACGCAGATGAATACGCCTTCCACTACATGGAACAGCACTGTGATGAG TTCCCAAGATCAGACATCAACGCTATTGTGAACCGTATTCGAGCTTTGACGGGCCAGAACCAGGACAGGCTGAAGGCCTTCTTCATGGAGAATGATCCCTCTGGTAGTGGTTCCATCCCCTACCAACAGTTCCATGCTCTCATCACACAAATGACCTCTGAGCTCACCGAGCAGGAAATCATGACCTTAGCTCGTCACTTCAGCCCGCGGAAGGATGATGGTGGCCTTAACATTGGCCATCTCATAGCAATGATACAAGAAGACCTAAGGAAGAAAAACTTTGAATCCTTTGGCAAGCTCATTGAGGGAATGATGCAGGTTGACACTGCAAA ACAAGGTATCCTGGATGCTGATAGTGTGAGGACAGTGTTCCATGCTCACCATGTTCCTGTCCCTGATGAGCTTCTTAGATCACTTCTAGG GTCTAGAATGGACGGGTCTGGTAAAGTGTCATACAGAGATGTTATTCAGGAGATCAACTGGAGAGACAACCCTGTGCCTCCATCCCAGAGACTAGCCATCAACACTGATGAGAACTGGGAGGGAACGCGGAATAAGTCAGCTGTACAGAACGTCAACTACCAGGCATTACTGCAAGATGTCTTTGGCCTCAAAGATTAG
- the LOC135479521 gene encoding uncharacterized protein LOC135479521 → MAGPVFKVDNLVNNLKELQQEKSCLEQKLNELRDKRRKLESLVATVKTKHAQVSDTNAKMMETLKVAQHKVMQTQTQANSLENSNTEKRATIANLNEKIENEKLLQLEQVQDFEKNLGTISADLNQARHFFTEDNLETEISGASEKIRDIDNKVMVSTSEVDNLSEELQKLSLRQSGTGDTDIYGVSLEERRQIWNMLQEENDSSLKCLDNLGNQLKDLTDHLQEEQCEELDDQSAGNNV, encoded by the exons ATGGCAGGGCCTGTTTTCAAGGTAGACAATTTGGTTAATAACCTAAAAGAGCTCCAGCAAG AGAAGAGTTGTTTGGAACAGAAACTTAATGAACTTCGTGATAAGCGAAGAAAATTAGAAAGTTTGGTTGCCACTG TGAAGACGAAACACGCTCAAGTCAGTGATACAAATGCCAAGATGATGG AGACTCTGAAGGTGGCCCAGCACAAAGTGATGCAAACACAGACTCAAGCAAACAG cTTAGAAAATTCTAACACAGAGAAGCGGGCAACAATAGCCAATCTGAAtgagaaaattgaaaatgaaaaactgttgcagttgGAGCAAgt acaagaTTTTGAGAAAAATTTAGGAACCATATCAGCAGATCTGAATCAAGCGAGGCACTTTTTT acAGAAGATAACCTGGAAACTGAAATCAGTGGTGCTAGTGAAAAGATACGTGATATTGACAACAAAG TTATGGTGAGTACATCAGAAGTGGATAACCTCTCAGAAGAGCTACAAAAGCTGAGTCTAAGACAGAGTGGGACAGGAGACACGGATATCTATGGAGTGTCCTTGGAGGAGAGGCGGCAGATCTG GAATATGCTACAGGAAGAGAATGACTCTAGCCTGAAATGTCTGGATAACCTAGGAAACCAGCTGAAGGACTTGACTGATCATCTGCAGGAAGAACAATGTGAAGAACTAGATGACCAGTCAGCTGGCAACAATGTCTGA